CGAAATTGAATCTAGACTCAGTGGCGTAAAGATAAAAGTTAGCAAAAAAGTAAAAGAGCTTTTCATACAAAAAGGATACTCGGCTGAATTTGGTGCTAGAAATTTAAAGCGAACTGTAAATTCTATGATAAGCGATGAGATAGGAAAAGAGATACTTTTTGGCAGACTAAATGATGATGGAGTAGTTAAGATCGATCTTAAAGATGGTAAACTTAGCTTTAAATTTGAGTAAAAAGTAGCTATTAAATAGCTACTTTATCTATACTCAGCCCCAGTTGTACCATCATCTAAGTTATACTCTCTTGGTGCTAAATTTTTTGTAACTGGAAGCGGTGAAATTTTAGTAAAAAGCTGATTTTCACCCTTAAATTTTCTATAATAAACTCCTTCTGGAACGCTAAATCTTCTTGTTGTTTCAGGAAATCTTTCTAAATAACTATTCATAAATTTAGCAAACACTGGAGCAGAGCTTCTACCGCCAACTTCAACATATCTCATCGGCGTATAATCATCATTTCCATACCATACTATAACTAGCAAATCAGGTGTATACCCACAAAACCACGCATCTATATTGTTATTTGAAGTACCGGTTTTACCAGCTACTTCTATATCTTTTACTTTTGCTCTTGTAGCTGTACCTTTATTTACAACATCTCTCATCATATCTATCATGAGATATGCTTGTTCAGGCTGTGAAACCTTAATCTGCTCGGGCATAAAAACTGTCTCATCACCATAAAAACTCTTAGCACTTTTAATAAATTTAGGCGTTGAAGAGATGCCAAACCCAGCAAACATAGAGTAGTGCTTACTATACTCAAGCGGTGAAGTCCCCCAGCTTCCAAGTGAAACTGAGAGTGCATAAGGCATATTTTTAAAGCCAGCTTCACGAAATTTATCTATAGTCTCTTTTGTGCCGATTGCATCCATTAAGTTAACTGTTGCAAGATTTCTTGACTTAGTTAGAGCTTCTCTCATCGTAATGTATCCGTAAAATTCGTGTTTATTGTAGTTCGTAGGCTTCCAGACTTTATTACTTCCATCGTTAAAAGCTCTAGGAACATCTGGAATTTCAGTCATAGGAGAGTAGTGCTCATTAAGAGCTGCTTGATAAACAAAAGGCTTAAAACTTGAACCAGTTTGACGGTTAGTTTGTGTAGCACGGTTAAAATTACTTTTAGCGTAATCAACACCACCTACAGCTGCGATAACATCGCCATTGTGTGGATTTGTTACTGTTATAGCACCATTTAAAACGCTCTCATTTGCGTCTTTATTTCTTTTTAAAATTTCATTATATCCCCAAATAAGCGCTTCTCTTGCCATGACTTGAACATCTAAATCAACGCTTGTATATATCTCATATCCAGCAGTTTTTAGATCTGGTAAAAAACGATTTGCCTCTTTTATAACCTCATCAACAACATATGGGGCTTTGTTTTGTGTAAGGCTATCATCATATATAGTTGGTTCTTCAGCTGTGGCTAGCTCATACTCACTTCTTCCTATCCAGCCTATCTCATACATTCTTTCTATAACTCTATTAGCTCTTGATAAAGATAGATCAAGATGTCTTGTTGGATCATAGCTACTTGGTGCTTTTGGAAGTCCAACAAGTATAGCCATCTCTTTTAAGGTTAATTCATTAAGCTCTTTTCTAAAGTATCCATTTGCTGCTGTCCTAACGCCATAATACCCATGACCAAAATAAACTTCATTTAGATATCTTTCTAAGATTTCCTCTTTTGTTAATTCATTTTCGAGTTTTAAAGCTAAAATAACCTCTTTTATCTTTCTATCTATCTTCTTTTCGCTACTTAAGATAATGTTTTTTACGAGTTGTTGGGTAAGAGTTGAAGCACCTTGTGCAAAACCACCTGCTTGAATATCCTTAATAACAGCCCTTAAAATAGCCTCGACATTTATACCATCATGTTCAAAAAAGACCGTATCTTCAATCGCCACTAAAGCCTCTATAAGTCTTCCTGGAATATCTTCATACCTTGTATAAACTCTATTATACTCATCAAAAACATTAGCTATCAACCTACCATTTACATCATAAATTTTAGTAGTAAGTTGTGGGCGGTAGTTAATGATAGAGTCCATATCATGCTTAACTTCTGTATAAAAATAGATAAAAATTCCACCAACTGCAAAAATACAAACAACTATAAAACTAAATAGCATTCTTATAAACATAAATAAGCCTTTAAAATTTCAGCATTTAACCCCATAGCCGTGCTAGTGTTGCCAACTTGTGAAATTATATATTTTTTATTAAATCCTTCTATCATCATCGCTCCAGCCTTACCATAACAATCTTTGCTTTTAATATAAGCATCAATTTCATCAGTATCAAATTTCTTAAATTTATATGTAGTAATACTTGTATTTTCAAGCCTTAAATTCTGCCCTATAAATATAAATGAACTAACCACACTTGCTAAATTTCCACTTTGAGCTAAAATCATATCTCTAGCTTGAGCTTTATCTTTGGCTTTACCATAAATTTGGTTATTTACTACAACTACGCTATCGGCAAATAAAACATTTGTCAAATCTGGAAATTTCTTTAAAAACTGCATCTCTTTAGCTTTTACAATATTATAACTGTAAGTTAAAGGATCTTTTTTTATACCTAAATTTTCATCGTACTTAAAAGGAATTTGAGTAAATGAAATACCAAAATCTTTTAAAATTCTAGCCCTTGTAACTGAGCTTGAAGCCAAATTTATCACCCAAAACTCCTAATTACTATCCCAAGATAAACGCCTATAAAAAGCAGTATCACATCAAGTATTACAAAATACCTAGTAGCTATGATAATATGCTCTATCATCTCATCTATTTGGCTAGCCTTATACGCTTTTTTAGCTAAATAAAATCTATATCCTACATATATCATATTACAAGTTATCAAAAAAGTTAGTGCGTATTTGGTATTTATAATACCACCAACCATAGGGTCTGAAAATTTAAAATCACCACCCAAAGATAGAAAATATCCAGTCATAACCATAGCAAATAGTAACCCAAAAAGCAAGGCTAATACAACTTTTATCTGTCTAAAAAATTCAGCACTTACTTTATAAGTTTTTTTAATAAAAAAATTTGTCACCATAACTAGTGATAGCTGAACAGACATAAGCAGTATCAAACTAGTTAGATGTAAAAATGGCAGTATATGCTCTACTCTTGCAAAAGAAGCATCTATATTCAACTTAGCTTTTCCTTGATGAAATTTTTAGCAAAATTTATAGCATCATCAACTTTTGTTATATCTTTTCCACCAGCAGTAGCAAAATCATCCCTTCCGCCACCACCGCCGCCTAAAATACCAGCTACAGCTTTTACCAACTCACCAGCTTTTATGTTAGCATCTTTAACGCCTGCTGCGATATTTATCTTTTCATCTTTTATGTTTATTAAAAGTGCGACTACTTTTTGATGTGAGTTTTTAAGCTCATCTATTTTAGTCTTTATATCACCATCAAATTTACTTACTACTACCTTTACTCCATTTATATCACTAATTTCTAAAGCTTTAGAATTTGAAGCGTTTTTAAGAGTTTCTTTTAGCTCTTTTATCTCATTTTTAAGCTTTTCTATAGCTAAAAGTGGTGAATTTGTTTTTAAAGTAGTATAAATTTCAGATAGTTCGTTTTGTAAATTTCTAGCTTCTTTTAAAACTTCAAGCGAGCAAATAGCCTCAACTCTTCTTACTCCAGCACTAACGCCACTTTCTTTTACTATCATGAAAACACCAATTTCTGCGGTATTTTTAACATGCGTTCCACCACAAAGTTCTTTACTAAAATCGCCAAAACTTAAAACTCTTACATTATCGGCATATTTTTCGCCAAAAAGTGCCATAGCTCCACTTTTTTTAGCATCATTTATATTCATTATCTCTATTTTTGTGCTATCTGCTTTTAAAATTTCAGCATTTACAAGTCTTTCAACTTCTAAAATTTCATCACTACTCATAGCTTTTGGATGAGAAAAATCAAATCGAAGTCTATTTGCTTCTACACTACTTCCAGCTTGAGTTACATGAGTGCCAAGTACTTTTCTAAGGGCTGCGTGAAGCAAGTGTGTAGCACTGTGATGCCTAATAGTCATCGCTCTATCGCTACTTACGATGCACTTTACTACATCGCCAACTTTAAAATTTTCATCTGCTTTTACCTTTGATAAATTTAACTCATAGAATTTATCAGTTGTGATAACTTTACTGTTATTTATAGTTCCACTATCCCCTCTTTGACCACCACTTGTTGCGTAAAATGGCGTAGTATCAAGCATTATCCAGCCAGTTTGTCCGTTTTTAAGCTCTGAAATTTGGGTAAAATTCTCATCTAAAATGGCTAAAATTTCACTACTGCTTTCTAAATTTTCATAACCTATAAATTCATTTTTACCAAATTTTTCTAGTAAATTTTTAAAATCTCCACTAGCTTTTGCTGTATCGCCACTTCCTTTCCAGTTGGCTTTTGATTTTGCCCTTTGCTCATCCATAAGTTCATCAAATTTAGCTTCATCAACCTTTAAGCCCTTTTCTCTAAGCATATCAGCAGTTAAATCAAGCGGAAATCCATAAGTATCATAAAGCTTAAATGCTACTTCACCACTAAAAATAGACTTGGTATTTTCAAGCTCAGCATTAAATAGCTCAATTCCAGACTCTATCGTTGTATAAAAACGCTCTTCTTCTAACAAAATAAGCTCTTTTACAAACTCTTTTTTGTCATTTAGATAAGTATAATGTTCACCCATTAGCTCACAAACTTTATCTACTAATTTATACATAAATGGCTCTTTAAGTCCTAGCAAATATCCGTGGCGAACAGCGCGTCTTAAGATTCGTCTAAGTACATAACCGCGCCCTTCTTTATCAAAATTTACTCCTTGTGCTAAAAGAAAAGTAACAGAACGGATATGATCGCTTATAACTCTATAACTTGCTCCTGTTTTGTACTCATAAGGCTTATTTACTAGCTTTTCTACCTCTTTTATAAGTGGCATAAAAAGTGAGCTATCAAAGTTACTAAAAACTCCTTCTTTTATAGCAACAACTCTTTCTAATCCCATTCCAGTATCGATTGATGGCTTTGGAAGTGGAGTCATTTTACCATTTATATCTCTTTCAAACTGCATGAAAACTAAATTCCAAATTTCCAAAAAGCGGTCCCCATCACCACCCATGTAGTCTTCATCACTGTTAAAATGCTCACTTCCTTGATCGTAAAATATCTCACTACATGGCCCGCACGGTCCAGTATCGCCCATCGCCCAGAAGTTATCTTTATCACCAAATCTATAGATTCTCTCTTTATCTATATATTTAGCCCAAATTTCAAAAGCTTCATCATCTTTTTCATGAACTGTCACATAAAGCCTTTCTTTTGGAAGTTTTAAAATTTCAGTTACAAACTCCCACGCATATGAAATTGCCTCTTTTTTAAAATACTCTCCAAAGCTAAAATTTCCAAGCATCTCAAAAAAAGTGTGATGTCTTGCGGTATATCCTACATTATCAAGGTCGTTGTGTTTTCCACCAGCTCTTATGCAGGTTTGACAGCTTGTGCGAATCGGCGGAGTTGGGCGAGGAACTTTACCAGTGAAAATATCCTTAAAAGGCACCATTCCAGCGTTTGTAAAAAGTAGTGTTTCATCGTTAGGAACAAGTGGGCTTGAAGCTACAACTTCATGACCTTTGCTTTTAAAAAAGTTTAAATATTCTTGTCTAATATCCATCTTTAGTAGTTTTCCATTCTTAAAATTTTAGGTGATATTTTATCTAAATTTAATAAATTTAAGCTTGTAGTGGAAAATTCAGATAACTTTGAAGAGTTTTTCAACTGTTTATTGAAATAAGGTAGAATAATAAGTAAAATATTTTAGGGTTATAGATGAAAAGAAGGATTGGAATTATCGGACTTGGAGAATTTGGTAAAAACCATCTTAATGCTTTAAGAAGGTCAGACTATTTTGACCTTGTTGGGGCGTGTGACATAGTTCAAAAAGATCTTGGGCGAGTGGAATTTTTTCAAGAGCCACGAGATCTTTTTACAATAGCAAAACCTGAAGCTGTAATCATAGCAACTCCTACAAAAAACCATAAAGAAAGTATCCTAGAAGCCTTAAAATATGTAAAATATATCCTAGTAGAGTCCCCTTGTACAACCTCTTTAGAGCAAGCTAGAGAGATGAGATATGCTGCTCACTCAAACTCAGCTAAGATAGTCGTTGGGTTTAATCTTAGGTTTCATCCAACCATAGAAGCATTAAAAAGAGAGTTCAAAAAAGAGAGTGAAATTTACTCAATAAACATTATAAAGGGTGTATTGGGTGGAGATTTAGATGATATGTTGTTAAAGGATTTGGATTTGATTAGATACCTTACTTTATCTGAGATTGTGCTTTTTGATAGCAAAAGATCAAAGCCAGACCCTACAAAAGAGGTAATAAGCTCTAGTATGAAGCTAAAAAATGGTATTTTAGTAAATATTATTTTAAATTCTTTATATCCAAGCAATAGGCATATAATGGAAATTTCAGCTAGTAGTGGGGTATATGTCGCAGATTTAGTAAATTTTGCGATGCATAAATTTACCCAAAACGGCAGGATAAATTTAAAAGTTGATAGTGAAGATTTTTCACTCAATAAAGAGCATACGCTATTTGCTGAAATTTGTAATGGTGCCCAAAAAAGCGAACTAGCAGATATAGATGATGTTATAAAAATAAGGGAAATTTTAAGATGAAAAGAGTTGTTATTTTACTCAATATGGGCGGTCCAAACAGCCTTGATGAGGTTAGTGTTTTTTTAAAAAATATGTTTAATGATCCTTGTATTTTAGGCATTAAATCAAAAATACTAAGAAGTTTTGTAGCTTGGATGATCACAACATCTAGAAAAAAAGCATCTGCTGAAATTTATAAAGCACTGGGCGGAAAGTCTCCTATTAATGACATTACAGATAGCCTTTGTAAAAAAGCTACAAATTTTAGCAATACAGAATTTGACTTTGCCATGAGATACACACCACCTTTTGCTAAAGATCAGCTAGCTAAATACAAAAGTTACGATGAGATAGTTCTAGTTCCTTTATATCCACACTACTCTATAACCACAATCCACTCAAGCATGTTAGATGCAAAAGAGGCTTTAAAAGATTTCAAAGGAAAGGTGCGCGAAATTTCTTATTTTTATGATAAACGAGAGTATAATGAAATAGTATTAAATTTAATAAAAGAGAAAATTTCAGCTCTTAGTAAAGATGAGATAGCAAAAACGTCCCTTATACTATCAGCTCACTCTTTGCCAGAAAAAATCATAACAAAAGGCGATCCATACAAAAACCACCTTGAAGAACATGCTAAAATTTTAAAAGAACTTATCATAGAAAATGGTATAAATTTTAAAGAAGTTTTACTAACTTATCAATCAAAACTTGGTCCTGTTAAATGGGTGGAGCCATTTACTGACATAACACTTAAAAATTTAGAAAGTAAAAGGGCTTTGCTTTTTCCGATAGCTTTTTGTATTGATAATTCTGAGACTGATTATGAGCTAAGCATTGAGTATAAAGAGCTTGCTAAGGGGTTAAATTTTGAGTATTTTGATGTTTGTAAATGTCCAAATGACAGTGATGAATTTGCTAAATTTCTTATAAATTTAGCAGGAATTTAAAATTTAACTTGGTTTGATTATTTCCATCATTTGCTTTAAATTTATCTATTGCTTTAGGCTCTGTAACTAAGTGTTTAGCTTTTTTAAATAAAAGAGTGCCACAATGCACGATATCGCCAGTATGTGGAACGCCTGAAAAAAGCATAGCCTACAACTTGTTCGTTTTGTTCTTGTATTAATTTACTAATAGCACCTTTGGGGTTGTGATAAAAATCAGTATAATTTTTTCCAATAACTTGTTTTATTTGCCATCTGCCTTAAGTTATTTAACTTATCATCTCTTTTTAAATTTTCAAATATTGTTCTTGAGTATTATTTAAGTTTTGATTTAGTATAATACTAACGGCGTTGGAATGTGGCTCTCCACCAAGTTTGCTAGGTGAAATAGTCCTAGACGATCAGGGTAACTGTCTTATCCCATCGCCATTTGTCTTAGATTTTATAAGGTTTATATCAAAATAAAAAGATATAGTATTTTCGTGGGGCTGATTAAAATTTGCTGGTGGTACTGCTAGTTCGGCCATATTATTTATTTTGCCTATATTTTTATCAACTACTCTAAAAAAAATTATTATTATCTTTTCCCAAAATGTATTTTTTTCGATATGTTTAGCACCATAGTCTCTATTGCTTTTTTAAAATAATAGCGTCTTTATTGCTATCATATTTTCTAATAATCGTTAATGGCTTTTCGTTTTCTAACACCCTATAAACTCTGCCTATCTTTTTTAAATTTTCAAATATTGTTCTTTGAGCATTATTTATTATTACCTAATATTTCGTCATTTACCATTTAATTTATTAAATTTATATCATTTTGTGCTGCCACTAAGTTTCATGTAGTATTCTAAACACCGTGGGCGATATCTTTTATTTAATTATTTATAGGTACTTAAATTTATATATCATTTACTAGTTAAATATAAAATGTAATTGCAATTATATTTAAGGAGATAATTATGGAAGTTTTGGAAAAAAATTTAGCTCTTGCGATGAGTAAAAATTGGTGGGTTGTTTTGATTCATGGAATAGTTGGAATTTTATTTGGATTAATGCTATTTACAATGCCGCTCATGTCAATCTTAGTCTTAGTGTATATGTTTGCATTTATGCTTATTTTTGATGGTGGTATAAGTGCTTATATAGGAGTAAAGCTTAAAGATAAAACGAGCGAATGGTGGGTCGTTGTTTTTGGTGGAATTATAGGAATCATACTTGGAATTATAAGTATGCTTTATCCAAATATTACAGCAGTAGCACTCCTTATGATGGTTGCTATTTGGACGATTATTGCAGGAATTACAAAAATTTTGATCGCTATAAAACTAAGAAAAGAGATAAATGGCGAAATTTTTATTATTTTATCTGGAGTATTATCAGTTCTTGTGGGGCTGTTTTTGATTGTAAGACCACTATCAGGAATGGTAGCTTTAGCATGGGTTGCTGGATTTTTTGCTACATTTTATGGGGTTTTACTCGTAATAGCGTCTTTAAAATTAAAAAAATATAATCAATAAATAATCCCCGCTAAATTGCGGGGATATTGCTTAGAAATAAGCATTTATAATTAGAGCTAGGAATACTAAACCAGTTATTACTATGGCATATCCAACGATAAACCAGAATTTCTTTTTACCTGGAGTAAATTCATCTTCTCTAACGACAAATTTATCAAAATCACCACTCTCTTTAAGTCTTTCATACCATGGAGTTCTTTCTTGTTTCATCTCCTCTTCAGTTAACTGACCTGAGAAGATAACCATATCCATAGGGAATTTATTTGCCCTAAAGTGAGTATGGAAGAAGTGGAACATAAAGATAAATCCTAGAGCCAAAAGCGCTTCTTCTGAGTGGAAGATTGTACATAGATCCATTAACCACGCTGGAACAATCTCAGATGCACCAACTGGGAACCATAATGCTAAACCAGTTAGACCGATCATGCCCATACCCCAGAATACCGCTATATAGTCAAATTTCTCCCAATATGTCCATCTATCAAACTGTGGCATAGTCTCTCTTTTACCGATAAACCACTTAAAGTTCTCAGCAAGATCTCTAAAGTCTTGGAAATTTGGCATAAGTGAATCTGGTCCAAAGAATTTCTTCCAGAACATTCCCCAGCTAAATTTGCCATCCACATACACTGCTTTTCTATTTTTATAAGCAACAAATGCAACTTCAAACAGGTGACTAAAGAAAACTATTCCCATTATAATAGCTGATATATGGTGGAATTTTGTCGCACCTATTGGTCCGCCCATTAAATCAATCATTCCTTGTGCCCAGTCAGCTGTATAGTATTTCTGCGGAAGTCCTGAAAAACCTAAACCTAGGAAACTTGCCGCTAAGAACAAGTGTTGAATTTTATGGAATTTACTAAATCTCTTAATCTTAACAGAATCGCTATGAGCTTTTTCTTTTGCCTCTTTCCACTCTTTTGGATATTTAGCTCTTGTAGCCATAAGCCTATAAAACCATAAAGCCGTATGGATAATAAAAAAGCCAAATACAAAGATTAAAAGCCCATGCATAAATAAAAGTCCTGCATGCATTATTGGGTACTCATCACCATCACTTGGGTCTGGGTGCATTGTTATATTAGAAAATGTCTCTCCAGCTCCTGGGTGACAACTTGCACAAGTGTCAATTCTGTTTTTACCTGGTGCTATAGTAGACATTGAGTTGTCTGCACCATGGATGCTGTGTTTTCCATGACAATCATAACAAGCTGCAACAGTGATAGCTCTATTTGCACTCTCTAAGTGCATAGCCTTACCATGGAAAGTGTTAAAATACAGACTTCTTTCTTTTTGGTGACACTCGCCACATAGTCTATCGCTTTCTTTTTTCATATTAATAACTGAAGTATACTTACCTCTGTGGACAGTATGACAGTCAGTACATTTTGGAGCATCAGCTTTCATACTTTTGCCATGAACGCTATTTTCAAGACTAGTAGCTGCTTTTTGGTGACACTCTGTACAGTTTTTATTAATAGTACTTTTTAAGCTTGCAAAATCTTGCATAATACTCTTTTGACCACCACCAACATTTACACCATGACAGCTTCTACAGCTCGGTACATCACCAAAATACATCTGGCTATGTATACTATCTGTTGTATCATGAACAGCAGATGATTTGTCCCAATTACCACTACCAATAAATTTCTTAATATTATCAGCCTGTGTTTTTACAACAGGGTTACCATTCATGATCCAAGCTTCAATACCTTCGATCATAACATATACATTTTTATAACCAAGCTTTTGAATTTCTAAAGCAAGTTCACTACTAATGTAACAAATCCTGTTTAAACAGTGCAGAACAATAGTAGCATTTTTATCTTTTGGTAGAAGGTCTTGCCAATTATCAACATTGATATGAACAGACCCTTCTATATGACCATACTCATCTCTTACCTCTTTCTCATTTGCATCAAAAAGATAAGCACCCTCCGAGATCAACTCTTTAGCTTTTGATATGCTAATCGGAGTTACACCCTGAACAACTGCCATAGTGCCTTCACTTGAAGCGTGAAGAGCTGGAGTGCTTATAGATCCAAATAGAAGAAAAGTAGCAATAAGCATAGATCTTAATACATTTTTCATCTTTTCATCCTTAAAACAAGATAAAGTCTAGCCTTTAAAGGCTAGACTTAGGGGATTTACTTTTTAGCAGTCTTTTGTCCACTAAGTATATTTAGAGCTTCCTCAATATATACTAATGCTTCATCAACTATTCTCTTAGCATAGTTTGGACCATGAATTCCCCAGCCACCATCTTTTTCTAGTTTTTTCTTAATCTCATTTGCCTCTTTAGCAAGTAGAAGAGCTTTTGATTTATCTGTACTATTTAGAGATGGGTTATTAGCTATAGCTTTATCTACATTCTTTAGACCCTCTTTAATCTTATCATAACCCTCTTTTACAGGTGTTTGCCAAGCCATAACTTTATCATAAATCATCTCTTGGTTAGTAAATTTAAGATCAGCTGGAAGAGTTGACTGAACTGGGCTGTGGCATCCACTTGCACCTGGCTTCATTAGGTCAGGATCGCTATAGCTTGTTCTACCGCAACTCCACATTAGGTCAATAAAGAATCTACCATTATTATCTCTTTCAAATCTCCAACCTTTTACTTTCATAGGATCTCTATCTTTGCCTGCTGGAGGGTTGATTGATTTTTCATCTTTACTAACTTTAATGTTCCAAATATGGCTAGCTCTAACGTTATCAAATCCACCTTTATCTGGATTTTGAATAGCAGCAAAGTTTTCACAACTCATCATATTTGGCATATGACATCCTGTACAGTTATCCTTAGCATGAACACCACCAGCTGCTTTAAAGAATTCAGCTTGAGTTTCGTGACAATCAGCACAAGTTTTCTTTAGGCCCGTTAACGTATAACCATCTTTCCAGTCATTTATCGTAACTTCGTGTGGATCGTGACAAGTTGTACATCTCATACCAGCATCATAGTGAGCTGAGCTATACATTTGTGAACCCTCAGTTCCACAGCTTGGACAGCTTGATTTAAAGTAAACATTAAATGGCTTTCTT
The sequence above is a segment of the Campylobacter corcagiensis genome. Coding sequences within it:
- the alaS gene encoding alanine--tRNA ligase, with the translated sequence MDIRQEYLNFFKSKGHEVVASSPLVPNDETLLFTNAGMVPFKDIFTGKVPRPTPPIRTSCQTCIRAGGKHNDLDNVGYTARHHTFFEMLGNFSFGEYFKKEAISYAWEFVTEILKLPKERLYVTVHEKDDEAFEIWAKYIDKERIYRFGDKDNFWAMGDTGPCGPCSEIFYDQGSEHFNSDEDYMGGDGDRFLEIWNLVFMQFERDINGKMTPLPKPSIDTGMGLERVVAIKEGVFSNFDSSLFMPLIKEVEKLVNKPYEYKTGASYRVISDHIRSVTFLLAQGVNFDKEGRGYVLRRILRRAVRHGYLLGLKEPFMYKLVDKVCELMGEHYTYLNDKKEFVKELILLEEERFYTTIESGIELFNAELENTKSIFSGEVAFKLYDTYGFPLDLTADMLREKGLKVDEAKFDELMDEQRAKSKANWKGSGDTAKASGDFKNLLEKFGKNEFIGYENLESSSEILAILDENFTQISELKNGQTGWIMLDTTPFYATSGGQRGDSGTINNSKVITTDKFYELNLSKVKADENFKVGDVVKCIVSSDRAMTIRHHSATHLLHAALRKVLGTHVTQAGSSVEANRLRFDFSHPKAMSSDEILEVERLVNAEILKADSTKIEIMNINDAKKSGAMALFGEKYADNVRVLSFGDFSKELCGGTHVKNTAEIGVFMIVKESGVSAGVRRVEAICSLEVLKEARNLQNELSEIYTTLKTNSPLLAIEKLKNEIKELKETLKNASNSKALEISDINGVKVVVSKFDGDIKTKIDELKNSHQKVVALLINIKDEKINIAAGVKDANIKAGELVKAVAGILGGGGGGRDDFATAGGKDITKVDDAINFAKNFIKEKLS
- a CDS encoding rhodanese-like domain-containing protein, with translation MKNVLRSMLIATFLLFGSISTPALHASSEGTMAVVQGVTPISISKAKELISEGAYLFDANEKEVRDEYGHIEGSVHINVDNWQDLLPKDKNATIVLHCLNRICYISSELALEIQKLGYKNVYVMIEGIEAWIMNGNPVVKTQADNIKKFIGSGNWDKSSAVHDTTDSIHSQMYFGDVPSCRSCHGVNVGGGQKSIMQDFASLKSTINKNCTECHQKAATSLENSVHGKSMKADAPKCTDCHTVHRGKYTSVINMKKESDRLCGECHQKERSLYFNTFHGKAMHLESANRAITVAACYDCHGKHSIHGADNSMSTIAPGKNRIDTCASCHPGAGETFSNITMHPDPSDGDEYPIMHAGLLFMHGLLIFVFGFFIIHTALWFYRLMATRAKYPKEWKEAKEKAHSDSVKIKRFSKFHKIQHLFLAASFLGLGFSGLPQKYYTADWAQGMIDLMGGPIGATKFHHISAIIMGIVFFSHLFEVAFVAYKNRKAVYVDGKFSWGMFWKKFFGPDSLMPNFQDFRDLAENFKWFIGKRETMPQFDRWTYWEKFDYIAVFWGMGMIGLTGLALWFPVGASEIVPAWLMDLCTIFHSEEALLALGFIFMFHFFHTHFRANKFPMDMVIFSGQLTEEEMKQERTPWYERLKESGDFDKFVVREDEFTPGKKKFWFIVGYAIVITGLVFLALIINAYF
- a CDS encoding Gfo/Idh/MocA family protein, with amino-acid sequence MKRRIGIIGLGEFGKNHLNALRRSDYFDLVGACDIVQKDLGRVEFFQEPRDLFTIAKPEAVIIATPTKNHKESILEALKYVKYILVESPCTTSLEQAREMRYAAHSNSAKIVVGFNLRFHPTIEALKREFKKESEIYSINIIKGVLGGDLDDMLLKDLDLIRYLTLSEIVLFDSKRSKPDPTKEVISSSMKLKNGILVNIILNSLYPSNRHIMEISASSGVYVADLVNFAMHKFTQNGRINLKVDSEDFSLNKEHTLFAEICNGAQKSELADIDDVIKIREILR
- the hemH gene encoding ferrochelatase gives rise to the protein MKRVVILLNMGGPNSLDEVSVFLKNMFNDPCILGIKSKILRSFVAWMITTSRKKASAEIYKALGGKSPINDITDSLCKKATNFSNTEFDFAMRYTPPFAKDQLAKYKSYDEIVLVPLYPHYSITTIHSSMLDAKEALKDFKGKVREISYFYDKREYNEIVLNLIKEKISALSKDEIAKTSLILSAHSLPEKIITKGDPYKNHLEEHAKILKELIIENGINFKEVLLTYQSKLGPVKWVEPFTDITLKNLESKRALLFPIAFCIDNSETDYELSIEYKELAKGLNFEYFDVCKCPNDSDEFAKFLINLAGI
- the maf gene encoding septum formation inhibitor Maf is translated as MINLASSSVTRARILKDFGISFTQIPFKYDENLGIKKDPLTYSYNIVKAKEMQFLKKFPDLTNVLFADSVVVVNNQIYGKAKDKAQARDMILAQSGNLASVVSSFIFIGQNLRLENTSITTYKFKKFDTDEIDAYIKSKDCYGKAGAMMIEGFNKKYIISQVGNTSTAMGLNAEILKAYLCL
- a CDS encoding transglycosylase domain-containing protein, translating into MFIRMLFSFIVVCIFAVGGIFIYFYTEVKHDMDSIINYRPQLTTKIYDVNGRLIANVFDEYNRVYTRYEDIPGRLIEALVAIEDTVFFEHDGINVEAILRAVIKDIQAGGFAQGASTLTQQLVKNIILSSEKKIDRKIKEVILALKLENELTKEEILERYLNEVYFGHGYYGVRTAANGYFRKELNELTLKEMAILVGLPKAPSSYDPTRHLDLSLSRANRVIERMYEIGWIGRSEYELATAEEPTIYDDSLTQNKAPYVVDEVIKEANRFLPDLKTAGYEIYTSVDLDVQVMAREALIWGYNEILKRNKDANESVLNGAITVTNPHNGDVIAAVGGVDYAKSNFNRATQTNRQTGSSFKPFVYQAALNEHYSPMTEIPDVPRAFNDGSNKVWKPTNYNKHEFYGYITMREALTKSRNLATVNLMDAIGTKETIDKFREAGFKNMPYALSVSLGSWGTSPLEYSKHYSMFAGFGISSTPKFIKSAKSFYGDETVFMPEQIKVSQPEQAYLMIDMMRDVVNKGTATRAKVKDIEVAGKTGTSNNNIDAWFCGYTPDLLVIVWYGNDDYTPMRYVEVGGRSSAPVFAKFMNSYLERFPETTRRFSVPEGVYYRKFKGENQLFTKISPLPVTKNLAPREYNLDDGTTGAEYR
- a CDS encoding HdeD family acid-resistance protein; this encodes MEVLEKNLALAMSKNWWVVLIHGIVGILFGLMLFTMPLMSILVLVYMFAFMLIFDGGISAYIGVKLKDKTSEWWVVVFGGIIGIILGIISMLYPNITAVALLMMVAIWTIIAGITKILIAIKLRKEINGEIFIILSGVLSVLVGLFLIVRPLSGMVALAWVAGFFATFYGVLLVIASLKLKKYNQ